CTGCACCGCGGTGCCCCCGCCGAGGTAGAAGTGCCCGCCGGCCATGGCGGTGGTGCCCCCGGCCGCGGCGGCGCGTTCGAGCACCAGCACCCGCGCCCCGGCGGCCGCGGCGGTCACCGCGGCGCAGCCGCCGCCGATCCCGAAGCCGATCACCACCACGTCGACGTCGTCGGAGTACGCCGACACGTCGCCGGCCGGAACGGTTGCGGGGATCTCGGTGCTCACTGCTGCTCCTGTCGGCGGGGACCGACCCGCCCGTGCGGGCGGGTCGCGGTCACGGCACAGCCCGCCCCGGCACTGGACTGGACAGGTGTCTGGGCAGCTGCATGCATCGTGGGGCAGGATAACCCAGCCGCGCCCGGTTACCCGCCGCCGGTGTCCTCGCGGATCTGAGCGTGGGCGGCCGACCAGGACACCGCCGCCGGATAGGCGCCCCAGGTGCTGTTGAACAGCCCGACGATGCGCCCGGAGCCGTCCGGGGTGAGCACGTAGACCGGCCCACCGGAGTCGCCCTTGGCGCTGACCACGCCGTTGGTCATCGTGAACCACCCGTTGTTGACGGCCTGCACCTCCCCGCAGCTCTCGCCGGTGATCACCCCGAAGTGACAGACCCCGTCGCCGGGCTGAACCGCCAGGTCGGGATCCGAGCGCAGCACCCGGCCGCCGGGCAGGATGTCGTTGACCGCGACGTCGGGAGCCAACAGGATCACCTCGTAGTCGGCGATGACCTCATCGGTGTTGACGGTGGCACCGTCGGGGGTGTTGTCCCGGAACGCCGCCAGCGTCCCGATGACGTGGTCGGCGACATCGGTGACCGGCCCGCTGCCGCGGCAGTGCCCGGCGGTGAACCCGACCCGCGCGGCGGTGTCGACGAAGCCGAGCGTGCACACGGCGGTGTCCTGGTGGATCTCCATGCCCGGATACACCAGCACCGGGTCGGCGCCGGCGCGGCCGACCGCGCCGCCGGAGGCCGCGCCGGCCAGCACGGCAGCCACCACACCGATCCGCGCGAGCATCCGGCGCACCCTCGACTCCG
This sequence is a window from Mycolicibacillus parakoreensis. Protein-coding genes within it:
- a CDS encoding Rv1815 family serine proteinase, translated to MLARIGVVAAVLAGAASGGAVGRAGADPVLVYPGMEIHQDTAVCTLGFVDTAARVGFTAGHCRGSGPVTDVADHVIGTLAAFRDNTPDGATVNTDEVIADYEVILLAPDVAVNDILPGGRVLRSDPDLAVQPGDGVCHFGVITGESCGEVQAVNNGWFTMTNGVVSAKGDSGGPVYVLTPDGSGRIVGLFNSTWGAYPAAVSWSAAHAQIREDTGGG